Part of the Gramella sp. Hel_I_59 genome, TTTGTCGCCTTTCACAGAAAGGTTTTTTATATTCAGGCTCAGAATCAAGTATGCAATAATTTTTCTTAAAATTCAACCCAAATTTGGTTTTTTTATTAGATAATTTGTTCACATATTTGCTTTGCTCAAGTTGGAGATCTGTATGCTTCATAAGCCACTTTAGAACTTTCTACTAACCTAAAATAACGTCTAACTAATAATGTCAAAAACTGCGCAATCGGTTTGGAATAACTGTCTGTCTTTTATTCAGGATAACATTACACCTCAAGCTTACAAAACATGGTTTGAACCTATCCAAGCAGTGAAACTAACGGATTGTGCCTTGAGTATCCAGGTGCCTTCTAAATTTTTCTACGAATGGCTGGAAGAACATTATGTGAAATTATTAAAGGTTTCCCTTACACGTGAACTAGGAGATAAGGCGAAATTGGTTTATGTGATCAAAATGGAGAATACCTATGGTAATAAGCTACCATTTACAGAGAAGATCCCAAGTACCCAAAGGTCGCATATGGCTTCTCAGGAAGTAGATGTGCCAGTAAAGAACAAAAGCCCGGAACTTAAGAATCCTTTCATTATTCCTGGAATTCGTAATGTTAAGATCGAATCTCAGCTGAATCCTAATTACAACTTTGATAATTTTCTTGAGGGTGAATCAAACCGACTTGCCCGTTCGGCTGGACTCGCTGTTGCGAATAAGCCCGGAGGGACTTCCTTTAACCCTTTATTGATATTTGGTGGTGTAGGACTCGGGAAAACGCATCTGGCGCATGCTATAGGCGTGGAGATCAAGGATAAATACCCGGAGAAAACAGTTCTTTATATTTCTGCGGAAAAATTTACCCAGCAATACATTGAATCTGTTAAGAAGAATAATCGTAATGATTTTATTCACTTCTACCAGATCATAGATGTACTGGTGGTTGATGACATTCAGTTATTATCTGGGAAAGCAGGAACACAGGATGTATTTTTCCATATTTTCAACCATTTACATCAAAACGGGAAACAGGTCATCTTAACAAGT contains:
- the dnaA gene encoding chromosomal replication initiator protein DnaA, with the translated sequence MSKTAQSVWNNCLSFIQDNITPQAYKTWFEPIQAVKLTDCALSIQVPSKFFYEWLEEHYVKLLKVSLTRELGDKAKLVYVIKMENTYGNKLPFTEKIPSTQRSHMASQEVDVPVKNKSPELKNPFIIPGIRNVKIESQLNPNYNFDNFLEGESNRLARSAGLAVANKPGGTSFNPLLIFGGVGLGKTHLAHAIGVEIKDKYPEKTVLYISAEKFTQQYIESVKKNNRNDFIHFYQIIDVLVVDDIQLLSGKAGTQDVFFHIFNHLHQNGKQVILTSDKAPVDMQDIEQRLLSRFKWGLSAELQNPDFETRVSIIKNKLYRDGVEMPEDIVEFLANNIKTNIRELEGAIISLIAHSSFNKKDITLELAKKIVDNYVKNTKREVSIDYIQKVVSDYFQMDVDTLQSKTRKRHIVQARQLAMFFAKKFTKASLASIGSQIGSRDHATVLHACKTVDNLASTDKQFKKFVEDLNKKLTL